Within the Stenotrophomonas sp. 610A2 genome, the region AGCGGCACGCGCTGGCCGGCATGATCGGCCAGCAGCAGGAAAGGTGAAGCGCCGTGCGGGTTGTGCACGCTGAAGACCGCCGGATCATCGGTGCCGAGCAGCGGTGCAGCGCTGTGCAAGCCAGAATCAGCCACGTGGGCGCCCATCCAGATGGTGTTCGATCATCCACAGGCCGGCCCACAGTTTCGCGTCCAGCTCATAGCCTTCGCCCATCTTCTCCACCAGCCAGGCCGCAGCGCGTTGGCGCGGGATGCTGTGCACGGTGATGTCTTCGCTGGCGTCGCCGCCACCGTCGCCAACCTTGCGCAGGCCGGTGGCGCGCACGAAGGCGATCTTCTCGCTGCTGGCGCCGGAGGAGGTGGGGCCGATCATCAGCACTTCGGCGTGGTCGGCGGTCCAGCCGGTTTCTTCTTCCAGCTCGCGCACGGCCGAAACCTCGATGGATTCACCGGCATCGATATCGCCGACCAGCCCGGCCGGCATCTCGATGGTGCGCGCCTGCAGCGGCACGCGGAACTGCTCCACGAACAGTACTTCATCGTCCGGGGTGACCGCGATGATGATCGCGGCCAGTCCGCCCGCATGGGTGCGCTCGCTGTATTCCCAGGTGCCGCGCACCAGCATGCGCTGGTATTTGCCTTCGTAGACGACGCGGGGTTCGGCGGTGTTCTGGCTCATGCGAACTCGTTGGCTGGAGTGGAAGGGGATTGCAGGCCGGCAGCAGTCATCAGCCGACGCCGGGTCATCGGGCCAAACCGAAGCGCCTCGCACAGCCCGCCGAGCATGTCGCCGTCGCCATTGGCGCGCGCGAAGCCACCGGCGGCGTTGTGCAGCGGTGCGTTCAAGGCGACCGTGGTCAGCTGGCGGAACAGCAGCGCCTGTTCGCGCTGTTCACGTAGCCGTACCGCCATGGTGGCGGCGCCGCGCAGGCGCAGGAACGGCACTTCGTCGATGCGTTCGAGCAGGGCGTCCATCGTGCCGAAATGGGCCAGCAGCACCGCCGCCGATTTGGCGCCGATGCCGGAGACGCCGGGAATGTTGTCGACCGCATCGCCGCTCAAGGCCAGGTAGTCGGCGACCTGGTGGGCGTGCACGCCTTGCCGTGCCTTCACCCCGTCCGCGCCCCAGCGCTGGTTGCGGGCGTAGTCCCATTGCTCGTCGTGCTCCAGCAGCAGCTGCGACAAATCCTTGTCGGCCGAGATGATGACACCGCGCAGGCGGCCGCGGCTGGCGTGCAGGGCACTGCCGATCAGGTCGTCTGCCTCGAATTCGCGGTCGGCCAGCACTTGCAGGCCCAGTGCAGCGCACAGCGCCTTGCAATGGGCGAACTGGCGGCGCAGTTCCTCCGGGGCCGGATCACGGTTGGCCTTGTAAGCCGGATACAACGCATGGCGGAAGCAGCTGTCCAGTGCTTCATCGAAGGCCACCGCGATGTGCTGCGGGCGCTCGCGCTCCAGCAGGTCGAGCAGGAAGCGGGCAAAACCGTGAACTGCGTTTACCGGCCATCCCTGCGCATCCTGGAACTCATTGGGGATGGAGTGCCAGGCGCGGAACACATACAGACTGGCATCAACCAGGTAGAGCGGCTGCAGCGGGGCGTTGGCAGGGCTCACGGCTGCCAGTCCTGCAGCAGCTTTGCCGGATCGGGGCGTTCGCGGTCGGGCACGGCGATCTTCGGCGTGCCGATATGGATGAAACCGACGATCTGCTCATTGCTGGCCAGGCCCAGATGGCGGGCGACTTCGGGGTCGCTGCTCATCCACGCGGTCAGCCACTGCGCGCCGAAGCCAAGGCCCTGCGCGGCCTGCAGCAGTGCGAAGCAGACGCAGCCGGCGGTGAGCAGCTGCTCCTGCATGGGCACTTTGGGGTTGTCCTGCAGGCGGGCGATCACGGTGATGATCAGCGGCGCATGCGAGAAGCGCTGGCGGTCCTTCTCGACCGCGGAGTCGGACGCATTGGGGTCACGCTGGCGGCTGCGCTGGGCCAGGAACTCGCCCAGGGCATGGCGGGCCTCGCCCTGCAGGCGCAGGAAACGGAACGGCACCATCTTGCCGTGATCCGGCACGCGTACCGCCGATTGCAGCATGCGCAGCACGGTGGCGGAGTCCGGCGCAGGCTCGCCCAGTTGCAGGGAGGGCACTGAATGGCGCTGATCCAGCGCTTGCAGGAAGCAGTTGTCGGACATGGTTCACAGGGGCTGAGGCGGCTGCTGAGTATAGACGCCGCCCATGTACCGGCCGTTCAGCGCAGATCGGGGTCGGTTTTGTGCGCTGTGTCGTGTGCCCTGAACAAGCTACGGGTCGCTAATAATCGCCGACACGCTTAGCATTGCTGGTAATGCGAGGAAGGGATCATGAGGTAGGAAGTGCGTACTGCATCACTGACCCTGTTCATCTTCTCCGCCTACCATGCGCGTGCGGATTCAGGGGCCGCGTCTGCATTTCCTCAATCGTTTAACAGAAGACCAGCGCCTGGAAGGGTGTGGAGCCTTTGCGCATGATGTCCAGTCCGCATCCCGCCGGTCAGCCCGGTCGTAACCAGAACCTGCTTGGCGTGGCCCGCGAGGCCACCTTGCCTGTGTTGTCACAGGCCTTTGCCAAGGTGCTGGCGGGGTTTGACGATGCCTTGTTCGACCGCGCCGAGACGGCCGGTCCCTCGCAGCTGGCTTTCCTGGACGGCATGCGCGAGCTGCGTCGCCGCCGCGACGAGATCTCCCGCCGCTTCGATTCGCACCTTCAGCAGGCTTGGGCCGCGCTGGATGCGGGCACCCCGCAGTCGGCGGAAACCGTGCTGGCTGGGCAGAGTGACGGCGGTCTGAGCCTGGTGCCAGAACACATCCTCGAGTCGCGGCTGGCGGTGCGTAATTTCGCAACCGTGCTGCTGCGCGACTGGAAGCAGGTATTGCAGCGCATCGATCACCGCCTGGCCTGGGTGGCCGGGGTGGTGGCGCTGGATGCCGACACCAACCCGATCGGCCCCGAGCACATTGGCGTTGCCGTGCACGAGGCTTTCTATACCTGTGACCTGACCGCGGAAGTGCGGCTGGTGTTGTTCAAGCTGTGCGAGCGTGAGTTCGCTGCCGGTATCGGCAAGCTGTACGAGGCCGTGGACGAGCGTCTGGCCCAGGCCGGTGCCGCACCGGAGATCGCCGCGCCGCGCCGCGCAAGCCCGCAGCGGACCGTGGCCGAGCAGCTGGCGCAGGCAGTGCAGGAAGAAGAGGAAGGCTTCGACCCGGGCCACGCGCCGATGTGGGCGCGGCGCTTCTCCGAGCGCTGGAGCCAGCGCCGCGGCAGCATGGCTGGCCAGGCTGCCGCACAGGCAGCGGCCGGCTTCGAAGCCGAGCAGGCTTATGGCAATCCACAGAACATGGTGCTGGAGGCGCTGCACGAGTTGCTGGCGCAGAGCCGGCAGACCCGTGAAGGTGCGTCAGCGCCTTCAGCCGATGCAGGCCAGGCCGGTGGTGGTCACCAGCGCTCCTTGAACCAGCGCGAGATGATGTCGGTGCTGTCGCTGTTGCAGGCCACCCCCAGCGCCACCCTGCGTGCGGCGGTGGGCGAGGACGGCGAATCGCTGGCGCAGCGGCTCAAGAGCGAAGTGCTGTCTGGTGCGACACGCCTCGGCGTCGATCCGCAGCAGGCTCACCTGGACCCGCAGGACGAGGATGCGATCGACCTGGTTGGCATGCTGTTCGACGTCATGTTGGACGAGCGTGACCTGGAAGGCCGCTCGCGCGAGCTGATCGGCCGGCTGGTGGTGCCCTTCGTCAAGGTCGCCATGCTCGACCGCCGCATGTTCGTGCAGAAGACCCATCCGGCGCGCAAGCTGCTCAACTCCCTGGCCGAGGCCTGCGAAGGCAATGCCGGTGAGAGCCAGGCCGAGCGCGCGCTGATGGGCAAGGTCGAAGAAATCATTGAACGGTTGACCGCCGAGTTCAACGAGAACCTGGCGATCTTCCTTACTCTGGAAGAAGAGTTCCGCGACTTCCTGGCCCAGCATCGTCGTCGTATTGAAATCACTGAGCGGCGTGCCGCTGAAACCCAGCGTGGCCAGGAGAAGCTCGAGGTCGCACGTAACCGTGCCAGCGCCGAGTTGGACAAGCGTGTTGCCGACACCAGCCTGCCCAAGGCCATCGAAGATTTCCTGCGCCAGCCCTGGAACCACCACCTCACCCTCACCCTGCTGCGCGAAGGCGAAGAAGGCGAGGGTGTGAGCGAAGCGCTGAAGCTGGCCGACGACGTGCTGGAGGAAGTCGCCGAGGCGCGTCGCCATATCGTCGGCAAGCCGTGGTTGCAGTCCAGCCAGCCGGGCCTGCGCAAGGTGTTTGCCAGCGTTGGCCTGCACGGCGACGGCGGTACCACCGCCATCGATGCCCTGCACGACACCTTGCAGTCGGTCGCCGAGCTGCGTCCGGAACTGGAGCGTGCATTGCCGGAGTTGCCGCAGGTCGCGCTGCCAACGCCGCCGGCACCGGAAACCCCGGCCATCGAGTTCGGTACTGCCACCAAGGCCGAGGACTTCGACGACAGCGACGCCGAGCGCTTCCGTCGGATGGAAATCGGTACCTGGCTGGACTTCATCGACAAGGACGGCAAGATGCAGGCCGGCAAGCTGTCGTGGGTGAGCCCGATCTCCTCGCGCCTGTTGTTCGTCAACCGTCGCGGCATCCGCTTCTGTGTGGCATCGCCGGAAGAGTTGGCGGTGATGGTGCGGCTGGAACGGCTGCGCCCGCACGTGGATGACGGCGCCTTCGACAGCGCCATGCAAGGCGTCATCGATCGCCTCGAGCCGCAGGGAGTCCACAACTGAGTCCGGTCGGGCAGGCGAAGGTCTGCCCCAGCGCACCACCCTTTCGCATGATCTCGCTGCCAGCGCCGGCGGGGACGGTTTGGCTGTGTCCGCAGATCGATGGCTGTGCTCTCCATGGTGGTGCGGGTCGTTGTCGATCGGCTGGAGCTGCACTGCGTGCCTGATTGATCGCAGGCCAGCAGCCAAGGGTCTGCCGCACAGGGCCGCGGCTTTGCTACGATCCGGCGGTTGATCCGCTGCGCATCGAGGACTGGAATGGCCGTAGATGTCTGGGTATTGAAGGAAACCGCTGAAGGTGAGCGGCGCGTTGCTGCCACGCCGGAAACGGTGAAGAAGCTTGTCTCAGCCGGCGCGCAGGTACATCTGCAGGCCGGCGCAGGTACGGCCGCGGGCTTCCCCGATCAGGCCTATGTGGATGCCGGCGCACAGCTGGGTGATGCGCTGGAAGGCGCGGATCTTGTGTTGTGCGTGCAGGCGCCGTCCTTGCCCACCATTGCCCGCCTCAAGACTGGCGCGGTGTTGGTTGGTGGCGTGCAGCCTGAGGCTGACGCGGCGCGTGCGGCTGCACTGCAGGCACGGCAGTTACAAACGTTTCCGCTGGAACGCTTGCCACGCACCACCCGTGCGCAGGCGATGGACGTGCTCAGTTCGCAGGCCGGCATGGCGGGCTACAAGGCGACCTTGATTGCCGCGCAGCTGGCACCACGCTTTTTCCCGATGCTGACCACCGCCGCAGGCACCATCCGCCCATCCAAGGTGTTGATCGTTGGCGCCGGTGTAGCTGGGCTGCAGGCGGTTGCCACGGCCAAGCGCCTGGGTGCAGCGGTCGAGGGCTTTGATGTGCGCCCGGAAACCCGCGAGCAGATCGAGTCGTTGGGCGGCAAGTTCCTGGACCTCGGCGTCAGCGCGGCAGGTGAAGGCGGTTACGCCCGGCAACTGACCGACGATGAGCGGGCCGAACAGCAACGCCGTCTGGCCGAGCATCTGAAGGGTGTGGATGTGGTGGTCTGCACGGCGGCCGTGCCGGGTCGCCCGGCGCCGAAGATTGTCACCGCTGCGATGGTGGCCGGGATGCGGCCGGGTAGCGTGATCGTTGATCTAGCCGCTGAAACCGGCGGCAATTGCGAGGCAACGCAGCCGGGGCAAACCATCGAGGTCGGCGGCGTGACTGTTGCTGGTCCGCTCAACCTGGCCAGCATGGGTGCGGTGCACGCCAGCGAAATGTTCGCGCGCAACGTCTACAACTTCGTGGCCTTGTTCCTGAAAGACGGCAAGCTGTCGTTCGACTGGAACGATGAACTGCTGGCCAAGACCGTCTGGCCGCAACGCCCAGCCGGCGGTGAAATCCCGCCGGTGTGACCGACGCTGATCGGTACAACCGGGCTGGCGTTGCACTTGCTTTAGCCCCTCTCCCGCCTGCGGGAGAGGGGTTGGGGTGAGGGCGGCTTTTGCTTGGAACGCCCCTGCCGAGCATGGCTCGGCACTACAGGCTGGCGGCGCGCGCGCTTTAGCCCCTCTCCCGTTCACGGGAGAGGGGTTGGGGTGAGGGCAGCTTTTCGCCCGGGAAAGCCCCTGCCGAGCATGGCTCGGCACTACACGTTGAGTCAGCGCTGGGGGCGGGTTGCTGGTGGGTTGGCTTCCACCCATTGGCGTCGCTGCTCGGGGCTCATCTTGTTCCACTGCTCACGCAGCTGCTGGCGCTGGTCCTTGTCCATGCCGCGCATCTTGTCGAACAGTGCCTGTGCGTCGCGACGTTGGCCTGGCGACATGTTCTCGAAGCGGTGCATGCCGCGACGGGCCTGCTCGCGCTGCTCCGGTGTCATCTGCTGCCAGCCACGCGCGTGCTCGTAGTTGCGTTGGCGACGCTCGGGTGACGACGAATTCCAGCGATCGCGCACCGGTGCGATCAAGGTCTCGCGCTGGGCCGGGGTCAACTGGTCCCACTCGGGCAGCGGTTGCGGATCGGCGGCCACGGCGCTGGCGCAGACCAGCAGCAGGGGCAGCAGGAGAAAGGGCAACAAGGTCTTCATCATCGTCATTCCATCGCCAGATTGTCGGAGCCCAGCCACAGGTAGAGCTCGGGGCTTTCGTCGAACAGCAAGGTGTCTTCGCCGTCATCGGTCTCGCCAGCGATCACCGGCGCTGTGGGCGGAGCGGTGCTGTTGAACTGCATCGCCACCGGCACGGCCAGCAGCACCGAGCAGGCCGTAGCCAACCACCAGCGGTGGCGGCGCCATACGGAAGGAGTGCTCGCCATGCTGGCCTGCTGGCGTGCTTGCCGCAGCCGCGCCAAGGTGGCCGGCGACAGCGAGGCGTCGGCCTGCTGCTGCAGCTGGCGGGCGTGGTGGTCGAAGTGTTGGTCGGGGTTGGGCAGGCGGTTCACCGCGTGGCCTCCAGTTGTTTCTGCAATGCGTCGCGTGCGCGCGACAGGTGGGTTTTTACCGAGCCTTCCGAACAGCCCATGGCCTTGGCGGTGGTGGCCACGTCCAGTTCCTGCAGCACGCGCAGGCTGAAGGCTTCGCGCTGGCGGGCTGGCAGTTGCCGCAGGGCCTGCACCAGCTGCGCGTACTCGCGCTGCTGTTCATGCGTCTGCGCCGGGCCGGGGGCTTCATCGGCCCAGTCGATGGCGCTGTCCTGGTCGTGGTCTTCCTGGGTGGTCCAGAACTTCAAACGGAAGCTGCGACGGCGCTGCAGGTCGATGATGCGCCGGCGCAGGATGCTCCAGAACAGCGGGGTCCATTCCTCCGCCGGCCGTTGCTGGTAGCCTAGCATGCGCTCCATGGCGTCCTGCACGGCGTCCAGGGCGTCATCACGCTGGCGCAGGCCGGCCTCGGCGAAACGGAACGCGCGCGGCCCGATGCCCGCCAGGAACGCGTCCAGCGAGGCGGGTACAGCATTAAGCGGCATCAAGGGTGGGCT harbors:
- a CDS encoding NUDIX hydrolase, whose translation is MSQNTAEPRVVYEGKYQRMLVRGTWEYSERTHAGGLAAIIIAVTPDDEVLFVEQFRVPLQARTIEMPAGLVGDIDAGESIEVSAVRELEEETGWTADHAEVLMIGPTSSGASSEKIAFVRATGLRKVGDGGGDASEDITVHSIPRQRAAAWLVEKMGEGYELDAKLWAGLWMIEHHLDGRPRG
- a CDS encoding 5'-3' exonuclease → MAAVSPANAPLQPLYLVDASLYVFRAWHSIPNEFQDAQGWPVNAVHGFARFLLDLLERERPQHIAVAFDEALDSCFRHALYPAYKANRDPAPEELRRQFAHCKALCAALGLQVLADREFEADDLIGSALHASRGRLRGVIISADKDLSQLLLEHDEQWDYARNQRWGADGVKARQGVHAHQVADYLALSGDAVDNIPGVSGIGAKSAAVLLAHFGTMDALLERIDEVPFLRLRGAATMAVRLREQREQALLFRQLTTVALNAPLHNAAGGFARANGDGDMLGGLCEALRFGPMTRRRLMTAAGLQSPSTPANEFA
- a CDS encoding nitroreductase family protein, encoding MSDNCFLQALDQRHSVPSLQLGEPAPDSATVLRMLQSAVRVPDHGKMVPFRFLRLQGEARHALGEFLAQRSRQRDPNASDSAVEKDRQRFSHAPLIITVIARLQDNPKVPMQEQLLTAGCVCFALLQAAQGLGFGAQWLTAWMSSDPEVARHLGLASNEQIVGFIHIGTPKIAVPDRERPDPAKLLQDWQP
- a CDS encoding DUF1631 domain-containing protein, whose amino-acid sequence is MMSSPHPAGQPGRNQNLLGVAREATLPVLSQAFAKVLAGFDDALFDRAETAGPSQLAFLDGMRELRRRRDEISRRFDSHLQQAWAALDAGTPQSAETVLAGQSDGGLSLVPEHILESRLAVRNFATVLLRDWKQVLQRIDHRLAWVAGVVALDADTNPIGPEHIGVAVHEAFYTCDLTAEVRLVLFKLCEREFAAGIGKLYEAVDERLAQAGAAPEIAAPRRASPQRTVAEQLAQAVQEEEEGFDPGHAPMWARRFSERWSQRRGSMAGQAAAQAAAGFEAEQAYGNPQNMVLEALHELLAQSRQTREGASAPSADAGQAGGGHQRSLNQREMMSVLSLLQATPSATLRAAVGEDGESLAQRLKSEVLSGATRLGVDPQQAHLDPQDEDAIDLVGMLFDVMLDERDLEGRSRELIGRLVVPFVKVAMLDRRMFVQKTHPARKLLNSLAEACEGNAGESQAERALMGKVEEIIERLTAEFNENLAIFLTLEEEFRDFLAQHRRRIEITERRAAETQRGQEKLEVARNRASAELDKRVADTSLPKAIEDFLRQPWNHHLTLTLLREGEEGEGVSEALKLADDVLEEVAEARRHIVGKPWLQSSQPGLRKVFASVGLHGDGGTTAIDALHDTLQSVAELRPELERALPELPQVALPTPPAPETPAIEFGTATKAEDFDDSDAERFRRMEIGTWLDFIDKDGKMQAGKLSWVSPISSRLLFVNRRGIRFCVASPEELAVMVRLERLRPHVDDGAFDSAMQGVIDRLEPQGVHN
- a CDS encoding NAD(P) transhydrogenase subunit alpha — protein: MAVDVWVLKETAEGERRVAATPETVKKLVSAGAQVHLQAGAGTAAGFPDQAYVDAGAQLGDALEGADLVLCVQAPSLPTIARLKTGAVLVGGVQPEADAARAAALQARQLQTFPLERLPRTTRAQAMDVLSSQAGMAGYKATLIAAQLAPRFFPMLTTAAGTIRPSKVLIVGAGVAGLQAVATAKRLGAAVEGFDVRPETREQIESLGGKFLDLGVSAAGEGGYARQLTDDERAEQQRRLAEHLKGVDVVVCTAAVPGRPAPKIVTAAMVAGMRPGSVIVDLAAETGGNCEATQPGQTIEVGGVTVAGPLNLASMGAVHASEMFARNVYNFVALFLKDGKLSFDWNDELLAKTVWPQRPAGGEIPPV
- a CDS encoding DUF3106 domain-containing protein, with amino-acid sequence MMKTLLPFLLLPLLLVCASAVAADPQPLPEWDQLTPAQRETLIAPVRDRWNSSSPERRQRNYEHARGWQQMTPEQREQARRGMHRFENMSPGQRRDAQALFDKMRGMDKDQRQQLREQWNKMSPEQRRQWVEANPPATRPQR
- a CDS encoding RNA polymerase sigma factor, with translation MPLNAVPASLDAFLAGIGPRAFRFAEAGLRQRDDALDAVQDAMERMLGYQQRPAEEWTPLFWSILRRRIIDLQRRRSFRLKFWTTQEDHDQDSAIDWADEAPGPAQTHEQQREYAQLVQALRQLPARQREAFSLRVLQELDVATTAKAMGCSEGSVKTHLSRARDALQKQLEATR